A window of Haloarcula sp. H-GB4 contains these coding sequences:
- a CDS encoding ABC transporter ATP-binding protein yields the protein MSEQSLVSDGPVLGKADPVLRAEGLEKRFGGLVATDDASIEVERSTITGLIGPNGAGKSTLFNLVSGFYEPDAGSVSVNGVDVTGQKPHEIADQGMIRTFQTPRKPEGMTVREALLVGPHNQTGESIIPLFTSPSTVEQEERRSLEQAQKMLERFEIGDLATQPATDLSGGQMKLVELARGMMAEPDLLLLDEPVAGVNPVLADKLAGFIEELNEEGITFLIIEHDMNFIMRLADPIIVLNQGSVLVEGPPEAVRSDERVIDAYLGGPSE from the coding sequence ATGAGTGAGCAGTCGCTCGTCTCCGACGGCCCCGTCCTCGGGAAGGCCGACCCCGTTCTCCGTGCTGAGGGGCTGGAGAAACGCTTCGGCGGCCTCGTGGCAACGGACGACGCGTCCATCGAGGTCGAACGCAGCACGATTACGGGTCTCATCGGCCCGAACGGGGCCGGTAAGTCGACGCTGTTCAACCTCGTCTCGGGCTTCTATGAGCCCGATGCAGGCTCCGTCTCGGTCAACGGCGTCGACGTGACTGGCCAGAAGCCCCACGAAATCGCCGATCAGGGGATGATCCGGACGTTCCAGACGCCACGAAAACCGGAGGGGATGACCGTCCGGGAGGCGCTGCTGGTGGGGCCACACAACCAGACCGGGGAATCGATAATCCCGTTGTTCACATCGCCAAGTACCGTCGAACAGGAGGAACGGCGCTCGCTGGAACAGGCCCAGAAGATGCTCGAACGGTTCGAGATCGGTGATCTGGCCACCCAGCCTGCGACGGATCTTTCGGGCGGACAGATGAAACTGGTCGAACTGGCCCGCGGAATGATGGCCGAACCCGATCTGCTGCTCCTCGACGAGCCTGTCGCCGGTGTCAACCCCGTGCTGGCCGACAAACTCGCCGGGTTCATCGAGGAACTCAACGAGGAGGGGATCACCTTCCTCATCATCGAACACGACATGAACTTCATCATGCGGCTTGCCGACCCGATTATCGTCCTCAATCAGGGAAGTGTCCTCGTTGAGGGGCCGCCCGAGGCGGTCCGGAGCGACGAGCGCGTCATCGACGCCTATCTGGGAGGGCCGTCGGAATGA
- a CDS encoding thioredoxin family protein, with protein sequence MDTKTEHSVQTVETRDELDDVLATDDRVLVMVRTTGCTICKSMEPILDIAAKATDATVIVFNPKHDLDAVDAFDVRSVPTFLLFADGDLIHRRADGFVPAEDLIEFVERGSESDV encoded by the coding sequence ATGGACACGAAAACGGAACACAGCGTTCAGACGGTCGAAACACGGGACGAACTCGACGACGTACTGGCGACGGATGACCGCGTGCTGGTGATGGTCCGAACAACTGGCTGTACTATCTGCAAGTCGATGGAGCCGATACTTGACATCGCTGCGAAAGCCACTGACGCCACAGTGATCGTGTTCAATCCGAAACACGACCTCGATGCTGTCGACGCGTTTGATGTCCGGAGCGTGCCGACGTTCCTGCTATTTGCTGACGGAGACCTGATTCACCGCCGTGCCGACGGATTCGTCCCGGCTGAGGACCTGATCGAGTTCGTCGAGCGCGGGTCGGAATCGGACGTGTGA
- a CDS encoding SCP2 sterol-binding domain-containing protein gives MTVTLPTDADDWAAAWRDRINERAAFADSADDFTAVFCFEIRADDAYTGEPIQFVVVIKDGVCTAAGTVADPEYDFAFRGPYSEWVTMLQGDLDISAAAMDGTFDVEGDTMRLLRRQDTIAEMVAAAQNVDTEFEY, from the coding sequence ATGACTGTGACGCTGCCGACCGACGCCGATGACTGGGCCGCCGCGTGGCGCGACCGGATCAACGAGCGGGCCGCGTTCGCTGACAGCGCCGACGACTTCACCGCTGTATTCTGTTTCGAAATCCGTGCCGACGACGCCTACACCGGTGAACCGATACAGTTCGTCGTTGTGATCAAGGACGGTGTCTGTACCGCCGCCGGAACGGTCGCAGACCCCGAGTACGACTTCGCGTTCCGTGGCCCCTACAGCGAGTGGGTCACGATGCTGCAGGGCGACCTCGACATCTCCGCCGCCGCGATGGACGGAACCTTTGACGTCGAGGGCGACACGATGCGGCTGCTTCGCCGGCAGGACACTATCGCCGAAATGGTCGCGGCGGCACAGAACGTCGACACCGAGTTCGAGTACTGA
- a CDS encoding ABC transporter ATP-binding protein, whose product MTDPILTVDSVDSGYGEVQVLDDLSLTLGEGEIACLVGPNGAGKSTVLKTVFGMLEPWTGSVRLGDREIGGMAPEDIVRIGVGYVPQTENVFGSLTIDENLRMGGVARDGGLDETVAELYDRFPILDDKRTANAKTLSGGQRQVLAFARALVMEPDVLLIDEPSAGLAPNTAKEVFDDVETVNELGTSILMVEQNAREGLGISDRGFVLDQGTVKFEGEADSLLDDPEVSRLYLGGESRR is encoded by the coding sequence ATGACCGACCCCATCCTCACTGTCGACAGCGTCGACAGCGGCTACGGCGAAGTACAGGTGCTCGATGACCTCTCGCTGACCCTTGGCGAGGGGGAAATCGCCTGTCTCGTCGGCCCGAACGGGGCCGGCAAGTCTACCGTTCTCAAGACGGTGTTCGGTATGCTGGAGCCTTGGACCGGCTCGGTACGTCTCGGCGACCGCGAAATCGGCGGGATGGCCCCCGAGGACATCGTCCGTATCGGCGTCGGCTACGTCCCACAGACGGAGAACGTGTTCGGCTCGCTGACCATCGACGAGAACCTCCGGATGGGCGGAGTCGCTCGTGACGGCGGCCTCGACGAGACCGTGGCCGAACTGTACGACCGGTTCCCGATCCTCGACGACAAGCGTACCGCGAACGCCAAGACGCTCTCGGGCGGCCAGCGGCAGGTGCTGGCCTTCGCCCGCGCGCTCGTGATGGAGCCCGACGTGTTGCTCATCGACGAGCCAAGTGCCGGGCTGGCTCCCAACACGGCCAAGGAAGTGTTCGACGACGTAGAGACAGTCAACGAACTCGGCACGTCGATCCTGATGGTCGAGCAGAATGCCCGTGAGGGACTGGGCATCTCCGACCGCGGGTTCGTCCTTGACCAGGGGACGGTCAAGTTCGAGGGTGAGGCCGACTCGCTGCTCGACGACCCCGAGGTGTCTCGGCTGTATCTCGGCGGCGAATCACGCCGCTGA
- a CDS encoding sugar O-acetyltransferase, which produces MPSEKEKMLAGERYDASDPELVAARERANELTREYNQTDPADTDTRQALIEDLFGSVGADCHVEPPFRCDYGDNIHVGEGFYANFDCVVLDVCRVDIGDDCLLGPGVHIYTATHPLDPDERRSGVEYGKPVTIGDNVWVGGQAVINPGVTVGDDAVIGSGAVVTDDVPAGVVVQGNPASVVREIED; this is translated from the coding sequence ATGCCCTCTGAAAAAGAAAAGATGCTCGCTGGCGAGCGCTACGACGCGAGCGACCCGGAACTCGTCGCCGCCCGTGAGCGTGCGAACGAACTCACCCGGGAGTACAACCAGACCGACCCGGCAGACACTGACACCAGACAGGCGCTCATCGAGGACCTGTTCGGCTCGGTCGGCGCGGACTGCCACGTCGAACCGCCGTTCCGGTGTGACTACGGCGACAACATCCACGTCGGTGAGGGGTTCTACGCGAACTTCGACTGCGTCGTACTGGACGTCTGCCGGGTCGATATCGGCGACGACTGCCTGCTCGGGCCGGGCGTCCACATCTACACCGCGACGCATCCGCTCGACCCGGATGAACGACGCAGCGGCGTCGAGTACGGGAAGCCGGTGACTATCGGCGACAACGTCTGGGTCGGCGGGCAGGCGGTCATCAACCCGGGCGTCACCGTCGGTGACGACGCCGTCATCGGGTCTGGCGCAGTCGTCACTGACGACGTTCCCGCTGGCGTCGTCGTTCAGGGCAACCCCGCGTCGGTCGTCCGTGAAATCGAGGACTGA
- a CDS encoding DUF460 domain-containing protein codes for MNRTAALDAVVFGVDIQSGDVRGDAPSYALVVFDGESVERDVVSRRKLRRRIEDEEPAIVATDNMYELAEDKDALIHVLGSLPDETKLVQVTGDERPEPLSRVAKRHGVPYGKDPMEEAEAAARLAAANVGQEVSAFTDTTEVKVSRGRSTGKGGWSEDRYTRRIHGAVRKRTRDIESELDAAGLEYERDVTEKYGGFSNAVFQVSARPQDIPVSRARSGDTRVEIERQRRDGIEFKPLAKRRDHVVVGVDPGTTTAVAIVSLDGTVLDVYSSRTDDAAATTEWIIERGRPVVVAADVTPMPETVEKLRRSFSAAGWEPDTDLPVDEKKHRTREEAYDNDHERDAMAAALYAFDNHADQFERVAGKVPPQYDVGPVIDRVVAGEESVETVLRDLEDDDSEDEDTTAHEPRELTDDEKEIKRLNARIERLESHVDDLKETIKRKDDQLSEKDKQLEKARSEGRREVRKDREVTRLQRRNEALERKVDEEEEKREALADKLERLKALWKLDHSNFADVSEKQEGLTPVKVVEQFTRDAIADADERFGLVEDDIVMFRDASGAGRSTAQQLADIDPKIVLRNGNLSDIADQVLFDNDIPVAPAEMVTVQEVDELAVTREGEIEAAIEDWEERAADRRKEQNAEMVDQIISEHRADRPTSEN; via the coding sequence GTGAACCGCACGGCAGCGCTCGACGCAGTCGTCTTCGGTGTCGACATCCAGAGCGGCGACGTGCGCGGCGACGCGCCGTCGTACGCGCTGGTGGTCTTCGACGGGGAATCAGTCGAGCGAGACGTGGTCTCGCGGCGGAAGCTCCGCCGGCGCATCGAGGACGAGGAGCCGGCCATCGTCGCGACGGACAATATGTACGAACTTGCCGAGGACAAGGACGCTCTGATCCACGTCCTCGGGTCCCTCCCCGACGAAACGAAACTGGTGCAGGTGACCGGCGACGAGCGGCCCGAACCGCTTTCCCGGGTCGCCAAACGTCACGGCGTCCCCTACGGCAAGGACCCGATGGAGGAAGCCGAGGCCGCGGCCCGGCTGGCCGCCGCCAACGTCGGGCAGGAGGTGTCCGCCTTCACCGATACAACAGAGGTGAAGGTCTCGCGGGGCCGCTCGACCGGAAAAGGCGGGTGGTCAGAGGACCGCTACACCCGGCGCATCCACGGCGCAGTCCGGAAGCGAACGCGCGATATCGAGTCCGAGCTCGACGCTGCCGGCCTGGAGTACGAGCGGGACGTGACAGAGAAGTATGGCGGGTTCTCCAACGCCGTGTTTCAGGTCTCGGCCCGACCACAGGACATCCCGGTATCGAGAGCCCGGTCGGGCGACACGCGCGTCGAAATCGAGCGACAGCGGCGGGACGGCATCGAGTTCAAGCCGCTCGCGAAACGGCGCGACCACGTCGTCGTCGGCGTCGACCCCGGAACGACGACGGCCGTTGCCATCGTCTCTCTGGACGGCACTGTACTGGACGTGTACTCCTCACGCACTGACGACGCCGCCGCGACGACGGAGTGGATTATCGAACGCGGACGGCCCGTCGTCGTCGCCGCCGACGTGACGCCGATGCCAGAAACGGTCGAGAAGCTCCGGCGCTCCTTCAGCGCCGCCGGCTGGGAACCCGACACCGACCTTCCGGTCGACGAGAAGAAACACCGGACCCGGGAGGAGGCGTACGACAACGACCACGAGCGAGACGCGATGGCCGCCGCCCTCTACGCCTTCGACAACCACGCCGACCAGTTCGAGCGCGTCGCGGGCAAGGTCCCGCCACAGTACGATGTCGGACCGGTCATCGACCGCGTCGTCGCCGGCGAGGAGAGCGTCGAAACAGTGTTGCGGGACCTCGAAGACGACGACAGTGAGGACGAGGACACCACGGCGCACGAACCGCGGGAACTCACCGACGACGAGAAGGAGATCAAGCGGCTGAACGCCCGCATCGAACGGCTCGAATCACACGTTGACGACCTCAAAGAGACAATCAAGCGCAAGGACGACCAGCTCTCGGAGAAGGACAAGCAACTGGAGAAGGCCCGCAGCGAGGGCCGGCGCGAGGTCAGAAAAGACCGCGAGGTGACGCGGCTTCAGCGGCGTAACGAGGCCCTCGAACGGAAAGTCGATGAGGAGGAGGAGAAACGCGAGGCGCTGGCCGACAAGCTCGAGAGGCTGAAGGCGCTGTGGAAGCTCGATCACTCGAACTTCGCCGATGTCTCAGAGAAACAGGAGGGGCTGACCCCGGTCAAGGTGGTCGAACAGTTCACCAGAGACGCCATCGCCGACGCTGATGAACGGTTCGGCCTCGTTGAGGATGACATTGTCATGTTCCGGGACGCCTCGGGCGCGGGCCGGTCGACGGCCCAGCAGCTGGCGGATATCGACCCGAAAATCGTCCTCCGGAACGGGAACCTCTCTGACATCGCCGATCAGGTGCTGTTTGATAACGACATTCCTGTCGCGCCAGCGGAGATGGTCACCGTACAGGAAGTGGACGAACTGGCCGTCACCCGCGAAGGCGAAATCGAGGCGGCAATCGAGGACTGGGAAGAGCGCGCCGCCGACCGCCGGAAGGAGCAGAACGCGGAGATGGTCGACCAGATCATCAGCGAACACCGGGCTGACCGGCCGACGAGCGAGAACTAG
- a CDS encoding HAMP domain-containing sensor histidine kinase, whose protein sequence is MEDQCRVLAAAVETLDDVFYVYDADGKLAYWNTRLNELFDLTDSELSGTEPTEFFVADDREAVEVALEEVFESGQTTVEARAETTEGVVTFELSGRLLTADDGTVQGFSGVGRDITDRREREWHLQRQNERLTEFADLLAHDLRTPLAVTSGHLELAAEELSVERINAARDGLGRLESIIEDLRTATRDGALAADEQAVDIADVVTTAWTHVETDSAVLEPPPSILIEADPKRLLRLFENVFANAVTHGPERNERAADEEDGGDATEITVRIVPTPDGFAIEDDGRGIAPDERERVFEPGASRAADGTGFGLYIVRTIAEAHGWTVRVTTGEHGGARFEFDIDADTAC, encoded by the coding sequence ATGGAAGACCAGTGTCGTGTTCTGGCGGCCGCGGTCGAGACTCTCGACGATGTCTTCTACGTCTACGACGCAGACGGCAAACTTGCGTACTGGAACACTCGGCTGAACGAGCTGTTCGACCTGACGGATAGCGAACTGTCGGGCACAGAGCCGACCGAGTTCTTCGTCGCGGATGACCGGGAAGCCGTTGAAGTAGCTCTCGAGGAGGTGTTCGAGTCGGGTCAAACGACCGTTGAAGCGCGGGCCGAGACGACGGAGGGGGTGGTGACGTTCGAACTCAGCGGCCGGCTCCTCACGGCGGACGACGGCACAGTTCAGGGGTTCAGCGGTGTCGGCCGGGATATTACGGACCGGCGGGAACGGGAGTGGCACCTCCAGCGACAGAACGAGCGGCTCACAGAGTTCGCTGACCTGCTGGCACACGACCTCCGGACGCCGCTTGCCGTCACTAGTGGCCACCTCGAACTCGCTGCCGAGGAGCTGTCGGTCGAGCGTATCAACGCCGCCAGAGATGGGTTAGGGCGGTTAGAATCGATTATCGAGGACCTGCGGACCGCAACCAGAGACGGGGCGCTGGCAGCCGACGAGCAGGCCGTCGATATCGCTGACGTGGTAACGACGGCGTGGACCCACGTCGAGACCGACAGCGCAGTGCTGGAACCCCCGCCATCGATACTGATTGAAGCTGACCCAAAGCGATTGCTCCGACTGTTCGAGAACGTCTTCGCTAACGCCGTCACACACGGGCCTGAGCGCAATGAACGCGCAGCCGATGAGGAAGATGGAGGCGACGCCACCGAAATAACGGTTCGCATCGTACCGACACCCGACGGCTTCGCGATCGAGGATGACGGCCGGGGAATCGCTCCCGACGAACGGGAGCGGGTGTTCGAACCGGGCGCGTCACGGGCGGCTGACGGGACCGGCTTCGGTCTCTATATCGTCAGGACAATCGCCGAAGCCCACGGCTGGACAGTGCGTGTCACAACAGGAGAACACGGCGGTGCACGGTTCGAATTCGATATCGATGCGGACACCGCCTGTTAG